A single Bosea sp. PAMC 26642 DNA region contains:
- a CDS encoding FkbM family methyltransferase has product MAYPKGTAKAVSRSLRVYHGNAARNAAMDALYGQFIKAGDLAFDIGAHVGDRVSSFRRLGARVVALEPQPGPARAIRLIHGRDPQVTLVQAACGDREGSVTLRINSANPTVSTASDAFVGAARGAEGWDDQVWDHEIDVPCTTLDHLIARHGMPALVKIDVEGFEAHVLAGLTKAVPVVSFEFTTIQRDVAEACLALLEMLGPYRFNVALGESQVLELVQPIGAEAMGRYLRDLPHEANSGDVYAVLEQG; this is encoded by the coding sequence GTGGCCTATCCGAAGGGGACGGCCAAGGCGGTTTCGCGCTCCCTGCGCGTCTATCACGGCAACGCCGCGCGGAACGCGGCGATGGATGCGCTCTACGGCCAATTCATCAAGGCGGGCGATCTCGCCTTTGACATCGGTGCCCATGTCGGCGACCGAGTCTCGTCGTTCCGTCGCTTGGGTGCGCGCGTCGTGGCGCTGGAGCCCCAGCCCGGGCCGGCGCGCGCCATCCGCCTGATCCATGGCCGAGACCCGCAGGTCACGCTGGTCCAGGCCGCCTGCGGTGACCGGGAGGGCTCGGTGACGCTGAGGATCAATAGCGCAAACCCCACGGTCTCGACAGCCTCGGACGCTTTCGTCGGCGCGGCGCGCGGGGCAGAGGGATGGGACGATCAGGTCTGGGACCACGAGATCGATGTGCCCTGCACCACGCTCGATCATCTGATCGCGCGCCATGGTATGCCGGCGCTGGTCAAGATCGACGTCGAAGGGTTTGAGGCGCATGTGCTGGCCGGGCTCACCAAAGCGGTGCCGGTGGTCTCCTTCGAGTTCACCACGATCCAGCGCGATGTGGCCGAGGCCTGCCTGGCGCTTCTGGAAATGCTCGGTCCCTACCGCTTCAACGTCGCGCTGGGGGAGAGCCAGGTGCTGGAACTGGTCCAGCCGATCGGCGCCGAGGCGATGGGCCGGTATCTGCGCGATCTGCCACATGAGGCGAATTCGGGCGATGTGTATGCGGTGCTGGAGCAGGGATGA
- a CDS encoding type II toxin-antitoxin system RelE/ParE family toxin: MKLRYTTEALQELDATLDFIAGQSPRGARQVQRRIKAKTSLLRKHPLAGPMTAIMGVRQIFASPYPYALYYRVTATDIVIVAVRHTASDIGSSPVR; this comes from the coding sequence GTGAAGCTTCGCTATACGACCGAGGCTTTGCAAGAGCTTGACGCTACGCTCGATTTTATCGCCGGTCAGTCGCCGCGTGGTGCGCGTCAGGTCCAACGCCGGATCAAGGCCAAAACGTCGCTTCTTCGGAAACACCCGTTGGCCGGCCCAATGACAGCAATAATGGGCGTCCGGCAGATCTTCGCCAGCCCGTATCCTTATGCCCTGTATTATCGGGTAACTGCCACCGACATCGTTATCGTCGCTGTGCGACATACGGCAAGCGACATCGGTTCGAGTCCGGTGCGCTGA